Proteins encoded by one window of Rhodamnia argentea isolate NSW1041297 chromosome 6, ASM2092103v1, whole genome shotgun sequence:
- the LOC115746043 gene encoding D-xylose-proton symporter-like 3, chloroplastic isoform X2 produces MMAGTCSCGIVAHQPLFEFKLKLKLPQAQPPFPRRKNQQRHISSYTQRHVHHPRQNLSLHHKGRLKSGNVEPPNLPLLPSSKLEFTVGAQREYGSAAGDAESLISDPNQEEFSWSSVILPFLFPALGGLLFGYDIGATSGATILLQSAQLSGTTWYNLSAVQLGLVVSGSLYGALLGSLLVYPIADFLGRRRELITAAVLYAFGGAITSFAPVLGVLLLGRLLYGLGIGLAMHGAPLYIAETCPSQIRGTLISLKELFIVLGILLGYFVGSFQIDVIGGWRYMYGVGAPIALLMGLGIWSLPPSPRWLLLRAVQGKGPLQDYKEKAVVALSRLRGRPAGDKVSERQIEGTLLSLKSAYADEKPEGSFLEVFQGPSLKAFIIAGGLVLFQQITGQPSVLYYAGPILQSAGFSAAADATRVSVVIGLFKLLMTWIAVLKVDDLGRRPLLIGGVAGLAISLLLLSSYYKFLGGFPLVAVAALLLYVGCYQISFGPISWLMVSEIFPLRTRGRGISLAVLINFGSNAIVTFAFSPLKVVNLK; encoded by the exons ATGATGGCTGGAACTTGCAGTTGCGGCATCGTGGCTCATCAACCCCTGTTCGAgttcaagctcaagctcaagctcccGCAAGCCCAACCTCCGTTCCCTCGACGCAAGAACCAGCAACGCCACATTTCATCATACACCCAACGCCATGTTCATCATCCTCGCCAAAATTTAAGCCTCCACCACAAGGGCCGTCTCAAATCCGGAAATGTCGAGCCTCCTAATCTGCCCTTGTTGCCAAGTTCGAAGCTTGAGTTCACT GTTGGTGCACAGAGAGAGTATGGTTCTGCAGCTGGAGATGCCGAGTCGCTTATTTCCGACCCAAACCAAGAGGAATTTTCTTGGTCGTCTGTTATTCTTCC GTTCTTGTTCCCGGCACTCGGGGGATTGTTATTTGGTTATGATATTGGTGCCACTTCGGGTGCAACCATCTTGTTGCAG TCTGCTCAGCTTAGTGGCACTACTTGGTACAACCTCTCAGCTGTTCAGCTGGGTCTTGTG GTTAGTGGTTCCCTTTACGGAGCTCTTCTAGGTTCCCTTCTTGTGTATCCGATTGCAGATTTTCTTG GGAGGAGGCGAGAACTTATTACAGCGGCTGTACTCTATGCCTTTGGTGGTGCTATCACATCCTTTGCCCCTGTTCTTGGTGTTCTCTTATTAGGAAGACTACTCTATGGCCTAGGAATTGGCCTG GCTATGCACGGAGCTCCTCTTTATATTGCGGAAACGTGCCCGTCTCAGATTCGTGGAACCCTGATATCTTTGAAGGAACTCTTCATAGTTCTTGGGATTCTG TTGGGTTATTTTGTGGGAAGCTTTCAAATTGATGTCATTGGGGGGTGGCGATACATGTATGGAGTGGGTGCCCCTATTGCATTATTAATGGGATTGGGCATATGGAGTCTCCCTCCTTCTCCTCGCTGGTTACTTCTAAGGGCTGTCCAAGGTAAAGGGCCTTTACAAGACTACAAAGAGAAAGCAGTTGTGGCCCTGAGCAGATTAAGGGGACGGCCCGCTGGTGACAAGGTGTCTGAAAGACAAATAGAAGGCACTCTGCTCTCGCTGAAGTCTGCCTATGCAGATGAGAAACCCGAAGGAAGTTTTCTGGAGGTATTCCAGGGGCCTAGCCTAAAAGCCTTCATCATTGCTGGCGGTTTAGTCCTTTTCCAACAG ATCACTGGACAGCCCAGTGTTCTCTATTATGCAGGCCCCATTCTCCAG AGTGCTGGCTtctctgctgctgctgatgcCACCCGAGTTTCAGTTGTAATTGGCCTTTTCAAG TTACTGATGACATGGATAGCTGTTCTAAAAGTTGATGACCTTGGAAGAAGACCCCTGCTGATTGGAGGTGTTGCTGGGCTT GCTATCTCTTTACTCCTCCTGTCTTCCTATTACAAATTTCTCGGAGGATTCCCTcttgttgctgttgctgcttTGCTCCTTTATGTGGGTTGCTATCAG ATATCATTTGGACCCATCAGCTGGCTCATGGTGTCAGAAATATTTCCACTGCGAACCAGAGGGCGGGGAATCAGTCTTGCAGTACTGATAAACTTTGGTTCAAATGCCATTGTGACCTTCGCCTTCTCACCTTTAAAGGTAGTCAATCTTAAGTGA
- the LOC115746048 gene encoding uncharacterized protein LOC115746048: protein MAERWDGKQRYSTSNSGSPRTPTTPTIEQLLYDGLGENSRWSSSSPTFMRGHDLEDDHIHQYPNNKKSVLAKVKERARRWRLGLGKKRNADDGNTTPSWGVSLDEDDAEEDAEYLGAPMYESELAPEDCKENARQHPRANPVISEKHILPNSIHHETEPDKGNPLSPNKTMTETVTEKQAPAYAMVSDATQAITSKTQNAPAYATDAIYAIASKIQNAPAYATDATHAVASKIQNLTVCSPAAGSAAGGPAKIAVRGHEQDTPAEQKWDEGVSAKTAVGGHERDIPAEQKWDNGVSAKTAVRGHERDTPAEQKWDKGVSVTGYIMQKFEPGEDDRALSQVISEAISPRKGPGDAGVVEKVREAVSNLLRNQEASSSTAFHSAKNSSTHIAASTNAHEAMEEENYGRVLQTN, encoded by the exons ATGGCTGAGCGATGGGATGGGAAGCAAAGATACAGCACCAGCAACTCCGGCAGTCCTCGAACTCCGACCACCCCGACGATCGAGCAGCTTCTTTACG ACGGGCTGGGCGAAAATTCCAGGTGGTCCTCGAGCTCCCCCACGTTCATGAGGGGCCACGACCTGGAAGACGACCACATCCACCAGTACCCCAACAACAAGAAATCTGTTCTTGCCAAAGTGAAAGAGAGGGCTAGAAGATGGCGCCTCGGCCTCGGCAAGAAAAGGAATGCCGATGACGGTAACACCACGCCGTCGTGGGGGGTCAGCttggatgaagatgatgcaGAAGAAGACGCCGAATACCTCGGAGCCCCAA TGTATGAGTCGGAGCTGGCACCTGAAGACTGCAAGGAGAACGCGAGGCAGCATCCAAGAGCGAATCCGGTCATATCAGAGAAGCATATTTTGCCAAACAGCATCCATCATGAAACCGAACCCGATAAAGGGAACCCTCTAAGTCCTAACAAGACAATGACCGAAACCGTGACGGAGAAACAGGCACCGGCATATGCCATGGTCTCTGATGCAACTCAGGCTATCACTTCCAAAACCCAAAACGCACCGGCTTATGCAACTGATGCAATTTACGCTATCGCTTCAAAGATTCAGAATGCGCCGGCTTATGCGACAGATGCAACTCATGCTGTTGCTTCAAAGATCCAGAACCTTACGGTCTGTTCTCCGGCAGCAGGTTCTGCAGCTGGCGGGCCTGCTAAAATTGCTGTTAGGGGGCACGAGCAGGATACTCCTGCAGAGCAGAAGTGGGATGAGGGAGTGTCGGCTAAAACTGCTGTTGGGGGGCACGAGCGGGATATTCCTGCCGAGCAGAAGTGGGATAACGGAGTGTCGGCTAAAACAGCTGTTAGGGGGCACGAGCGGGATACCCCTGCCGAGCAGAAGTGGGATAAGGGAGTGTCGGTGACGGGATATATAATGCAAAAGTTTGAACCAGGGGAAGATGACAGGGCACTGTCTCAAGTGATATCGGAGGCCATAAGTCCTCGGAAAGGTCCTGGCGATGCAGGTGTGGTTGAGAAGGTCAGGGAGGCTGTCAGTAATTTGCTTCGAAACCAAGAGGCATCATCCAGTACTGCTTTTCATTCTGCTAAAAACTCTTCTACGCATATCGCGGCATCAACCAATGCTCACGAAG CCATGGAAGAAGAGAATTATGGACGAGTACTCCAAACCAACTGA
- the LOC115746043 gene encoding D-xylose-proton symporter-like 3, chloroplastic isoform X1, with amino-acid sequence MMAGTCSCGIVAHQPLFEFKLKLKLPQAQPPFPRRKNQQRHISSYTQRHVHHPRQNLSLHHKGRLKSGNVEPPNLPLLPSSKLEFTVGAQREYGSAAGDAESLISDPNQEEFSWSSVILPFLFPALGGLLFGYDIGATSGATILLQSAQLSGTTWYNLSAVQLGLVVSGSLYGALLGSLLVYPIADFLGRRRELITAAVLYAFGGAITSFAPVLGVLLLGRLLYGLGIGLAMHGAPLYIAETCPSQIRGTLISLKELFIVLGILLGYFVGSFQIDVIGGWRYMYGVGAPIALLMGLGIWSLPPSPRWLLLRAVQGKGPLQDYKEKAVVALSRLRGRPAGDKVSERQIEGTLLSLKSAYADEKPEGSFLEVFQGPSLKAFIIAGGLVLFQQITGQPSVLYYAGPILQSAGFSAAADATRVSVVIGLFKLLMTWIAVLKVDDLGRRPLLIGGVAGLAISLLLLSSYYKFLGGFPLVAVAALLLYVGCYQISFGPISWLMVSEIFPLRTRGRGISLAVLINFGSNAIVTFAFSPLKELLGAENVFLLFGAIALLSLLFVVLLVPETKGLSLEEIESKFLK; translated from the exons ATGATGGCTGGAACTTGCAGTTGCGGCATCGTGGCTCATCAACCCCTGTTCGAgttcaagctcaagctcaagctcccGCAAGCCCAACCTCCGTTCCCTCGACGCAAGAACCAGCAACGCCACATTTCATCATACACCCAACGCCATGTTCATCATCCTCGCCAAAATTTAAGCCTCCACCACAAGGGCCGTCTCAAATCCGGAAATGTCGAGCCTCCTAATCTGCCCTTGTTGCCAAGTTCGAAGCTTGAGTTCACT GTTGGTGCACAGAGAGAGTATGGTTCTGCAGCTGGAGATGCCGAGTCGCTTATTTCCGACCCAAACCAAGAGGAATTTTCTTGGTCGTCTGTTATTCTTCC GTTCTTGTTCCCGGCACTCGGGGGATTGTTATTTGGTTATGATATTGGTGCCACTTCGGGTGCAACCATCTTGTTGCAG TCTGCTCAGCTTAGTGGCACTACTTGGTACAACCTCTCAGCTGTTCAGCTGGGTCTTGTG GTTAGTGGTTCCCTTTACGGAGCTCTTCTAGGTTCCCTTCTTGTGTATCCGATTGCAGATTTTCTTG GGAGGAGGCGAGAACTTATTACAGCGGCTGTACTCTATGCCTTTGGTGGTGCTATCACATCCTTTGCCCCTGTTCTTGGTGTTCTCTTATTAGGAAGACTACTCTATGGCCTAGGAATTGGCCTG GCTATGCACGGAGCTCCTCTTTATATTGCGGAAACGTGCCCGTCTCAGATTCGTGGAACCCTGATATCTTTGAAGGAACTCTTCATAGTTCTTGGGATTCTG TTGGGTTATTTTGTGGGAAGCTTTCAAATTGATGTCATTGGGGGGTGGCGATACATGTATGGAGTGGGTGCCCCTATTGCATTATTAATGGGATTGGGCATATGGAGTCTCCCTCCTTCTCCTCGCTGGTTACTTCTAAGGGCTGTCCAAGGTAAAGGGCCTTTACAAGACTACAAAGAGAAAGCAGTTGTGGCCCTGAGCAGATTAAGGGGACGGCCCGCTGGTGACAAGGTGTCTGAAAGACAAATAGAAGGCACTCTGCTCTCGCTGAAGTCTGCCTATGCAGATGAGAAACCCGAAGGAAGTTTTCTGGAGGTATTCCAGGGGCCTAGCCTAAAAGCCTTCATCATTGCTGGCGGTTTAGTCCTTTTCCAACAG ATCACTGGACAGCCCAGTGTTCTCTATTATGCAGGCCCCATTCTCCAG AGTGCTGGCTtctctgctgctgctgatgcCACCCGAGTTTCAGTTGTAATTGGCCTTTTCAAG TTACTGATGACATGGATAGCTGTTCTAAAAGTTGATGACCTTGGAAGAAGACCCCTGCTGATTGGAGGTGTTGCTGGGCTT GCTATCTCTTTACTCCTCCTGTCTTCCTATTACAAATTTCTCGGAGGATTCCCTcttgttgctgttgctgcttTGCTCCTTTATGTGGGTTGCTATCAG ATATCATTTGGACCCATCAGCTGGCTCATGGTGTCAGAAATATTTCCACTGCGAACCAGAGGGCGGGGAATCAGTCTTGCAGTACTGATAAACTTTGGTTCAAATGCCATTGTGACCTTCGCCTTCTCACCTTTAAAG GAGTTGCTAGGAgctgaaaatgttttcctcctTTTTGGGGCTATTGCTTTGCTGTCGCTTTTGTTTGTAGTCCTCCTTGTCCCAGAGACGAAAGGTTTGAGCTTGGAAGAAATTGAGTCCAAATTCCTCAAGTGA
- the LOC115746047 gene encoding ribulose bisphosphate carboxylase/oxygenase activase, chloroplastic: MAATVSTVGTVNPLSLNNSSSGGSVPSSVFLGSSLKKVNSRFTSPKVLSGSFKVVAEVEEDKQTDKDKWRGLAFDTSDDQQDITRGKGMVDSLFQAPMQSGTHYAVMSSYEYLSAGLRQYNLDNNMDGFYIAPAFMDKLVVHITKNYMTLPNIKVPLILGIWGGKGQGKSFQCELVFAKMGINPIMMSAGELESGNAGEPAKLIRQRYREAADIIKKGKMCCLFINDLDAGAGRLGGTTQYTVNNQMVNATLMNIADNPTNVQLPGMYNKEENPRVPIIVTGNDFSTLYAPLIRDGRMEKFYWAPTREDRIGVCKGIFRSDNVPDEDIVKLVDNFPGQSIDFFGALRARVYDDEVRKWISGVGVDSVGKKLVNSKEGPPTFEQPKMTLEKLLEYGSMLVQEQENVKRVQLADKYLSEAALGDANKDAMESGTFFN, translated from the exons ATGGCTGCCACGGTTTCAACCGTTGGAACTGTTAACCCG CTGAGCTTGAACAACTCGAGCTCTGGAGGCTCAGTCCCCAGTTCGGTCTTCTTGGGAAGCAGCCTAAAGAAGGTGAACTCCAGATTCACCTCCCCAAAGGTTTTATCCGGGAGCTTCAAGGTTGTCGCTGAAGTTGAAGAGGATAAGCAGACCGACAAGGACAAATGGAGAGGCCTTGCCTTCGATACTTCTGATGACCAACAGGACATCACCAGAGGAAAGGGCATGGTTGATTCGCTCTTCCAAGCTCCCATGCAGTCCGGAACACATTATGCGGTCATGAGCTCATACGAATACCTTAGTGCTGGCCTTCGCCA ATACAACCTGGACAACAACATGGATGGTTTCTACATTGCTCCTGCTTTCATGGACAAGCTTGTAGTTCACATCACCAAGAACTACATGACCCTGCCCAACATCAAG GTTCCTCTGATCTTGGGTATCTGGGGAGGCAAGGGACAGGGCAAATCCTTCCAGTGTGAACTTGTCTTTGCGAAGATGGGAATCAA CCCCATTATGATGAGTGCCGGAGAACTGGAAAGTGGAAATGCTGGTGAGCCCGCAAAATTGATCAGGCAAAGGTATCGTGAGGCGGCTGATATCATCAAGAAGGGAAAGATGTGCTGCCTCTTCATCAATGATCTTGACGCCGGTGCCGGTAGGCTTGGTGGGACCACTCAATACACTGTGAACAACCAGATGGTGAACGCTACCCTCATGAACATCGCTGATAACCCGACCAATGTCCAGCTCCCAGGTATGTACAACAAGGAGGAGAACCCCCGAGTCCCCATCATCGTCACTGGTAACGACTTCTCCACATTGTATGCCCCTCTTATCCGTGATGGTCGTATGGAGAAATTCTACTGGGCACCAACACGCGAAGACCGCATTGGTGTTTGCAAAGGTATCTTCAGGTCTGACAATGTCCCTGACGAAGACATTGTCAAGCTTGTTGACAACTTCCCCGGCCAATCTATTG ACTTCTTTGGTGCCCTGCGTGCTCGCGTCTACGATGACGAAGTAAGGAAGTGGATTTCCGGTGTTGGAGTTGACAGCGTTGGAAAGAAGCTCGTGAACTCAAAGGAGGGTCCCCCGACTTTCGAGCAGCCCAAGATGACCCTCGAGAAGCTCCTTGAGTATGGAAGCATGCTTGTGCAGGAGCAGGAGAATGTGAAGAGAGTCCAGTTGGCTGACAAGTACTTGAGCGAGGCCGCTCTCGGTGATGCGAACAAGGATGCCATGGAGAGTGGAACCTTCTTCAACTAG